In the genome of Triticum urartu cultivar G1812 chromosome 5, Tu2.1, whole genome shotgun sequence, one region contains:
- the LOC125506117 gene encoding BTB/POZ and MATH domain-containing protein 2-like, which produces MAEQRKISVAMISEERSFVLKVDEYSRVKAQLKIGENLTSTPFTVGGHKWAVRYYPNDVWASNGDSISLYLFHESADAGDVKAKFSVSVLDKNGEPVPSYSRTNPMRTFSEGSVWSSALVIKKADLEASWHLRDDCLTIRCDLPVMKEIKSEETRVAPSDLHQHLGDLLKNKDAADLVFQVGGQRFSAHRCVLAARSSVFKAELLSAMKESSAASPIEIRDMEADVFKSLLHFIYTDSVPLLETACNKGETDVVMAGHLLVAADRFNIVRLKQICEEKLGNHIDSNMVATSLALAEQHGFHRLKEACLQFLASLSNFDAMVASDGYEHLKSSCPSVLKELIARMIPSEFKSANDVIMAI; this is translated from the coding sequence ATGGCAGAGCAACGCAAGATCTCTGTGGCCATGATATCTGAGGAAAGGTCATTTGTGCTCAAGGTAGATGAATACTCAAGAGTCAAGGCGCAACTCAAGATCGGCGAGAATCTGACTTCTACCCCTTTCACTGTTGGAGGCCATAAATGGGCCGTGAGATATTACCCAAACGACGTCTGGGCGAGTAATGGCGATTCCATCTCTCTTTATCTATTTCATGAATCTGCCGATGCCGGAGATGTGAAGGCCAAATTCTCGGTCAGTGTACTTGACAAGAATGGAGAACCGGTGCCTTCATACAGCCGTACCAACCCTATGCGTACCTTCTCTGAAGGTTCAGTCTGGAGCTCCGCACTCGTGATCAAGAAGGCTGATCTGGAGGCATCGTGGCATCTGAGAGATGATTGTCTCACCATCAGGTGTGATCTCCCTGTCATGAAGGAGATCAAGAGCGAAGAAACAAGGGTTGCTCCAAGCGACCTGCACCAACATCTTGGTGACCTCCTGAAGAACAAAGACGCAGCAGACCTAGTCTTTCAGGTTGGTGGACAGAGATTCTCCGCTCACAGGTGTGTCCTTGCTGCTAGGTCATCCGTCTTCAAGGCTGAGCTCCTCAGCGCCATGAAGGAGAGTTCTGCAGCTAGTCCTATTGAAATTCGTGACATGGAAGCTGATGTGTTCAAGTCCTTGCTACACTTCATATACACCGACTCGGTTCCTCTGCTTGAGACGGCTTGCAACAAAGGCGAAACTGATGTGGTTATGGCTGGCCATCTCCTGGTAGCTGCTGACAGATTCAACATCGTCAGGCTGAAGCAGATATGTGAGGAGAAATTGGGCAATCACATCGATTCCAACATGGTGGCAACCAGCTTGGCTTTAGCTGAGCAGCATGGATTCCATCGTCTCAAAGAAGCTTGTTTGCAGTTCCTTGCTTCTCTGTCCAACTTTGATGCGATGGTGGCAAGTGATGGGTATGAGCATCTCAAATCCAGCTGCCCATCTGTTCTCAAGGAGCTCATAGCTAGAATGATCCCGTCTGAATTTAAATCAGCAAACGATGTTATCATGGCAATTTAG